The Vigna radiata var. radiata cultivar VC1973A unplaced genomic scaffold, Vradiata_ver6 scaffold_131, whole genome shotgun sequence genome has a segment encoding these proteins:
- the LOC106753503 gene encoding protein DYAD isoform X1, whose protein sequence is MEPWGAHHRVMFISQHEEDGTPSDTSKGEESNDEEEKIVKVEPAFVPEIKKRKRLSLSQLKEVKGESCGKQSSSKLKKKKNESRDRWSAERYQLAEQNMWEVLKSEGATFENPITRPALRLAARKHIGDTGLLDHLLKHIDGKVAPGGTERFRRWFNTNGIMEYWLESADLDKVRQEAGVQDPYWIPPSTYRAGGAPSQNIDSSVELKQLKIELAQMKKDMHELISMKEEKSDINTMEETYKDFVKWKAMTDHRLTEIINSLKGLQGKYGELMIWKIKVEQQLAEITNKLNDLQASRECTTFSPPSERWKDWIESTNLDNIQEDAFATWIGNPELLNVPPEVIPEDLNTAIPTQPLNEELTKKSDMLELEPVRLEDQPNVTPDSSATVNSKSDLDNSLIMFQEMLMDLYKWKEKMEQQLMEVSNTVYGMLAMK, encoded by the exons ATGGAACCCTGGGGTGCTCATCATCGAGTCATGTTCATTAGTCAGCACGAGGAGGATGGAACTCCTTCTGATACTTCTAAGGGAGAGGAAtcaaatgatgaagaagaaaaaatcgtCAAAGTTGAACCCGCCTTTGTGCCAGAAATTAAGAAAAGGAAACGCCTTAGCCTTAGTCAACTTAAAGAAGTGAAAGGAGAATCATGTGGGAAGCAAAGCAGTAGCAAgcttaaaaagaagaagaatgaaagtaGAGATAGATGGTCAGCTGAGAG GTATCAGTTGGCTGAGCAAAACATGTGGGAAGTATTAAAGTCTGAAGGGGCGACATTTGAAAACCCGATAACCCGACCTGCACTAAGATTAGCTGCTCGCAAACACATTGGTGATACTGGACTTTTAGACCACTTACTGAAGCACATTGATGGTAAAGTGGCACCTGGAGGTACTGAGCGATTCCGAAGATGGTTCAACACCAATGGTATCATGGAGTATTGGTTAGAGAGTGCTGACTTGGACAAGGTGCGCCAGGAGGCTGGTGTGCAGGACCCTTACTGGATACCACCATCTACATATAGGGCAGGCGGTGCACCCTCTCAGAATATTGATTCTTCTGTTGAATTGAAACAGCTTAAAATAGAATTGGCACAAATGAAGAA AGATATGCATGAGCTCATTTCcatgaaggaagaaaaaagtgaTATTAATACGATGGAG GAGACCTACAAGGATTTTGTTAAGTGGAAAGCTATGACTGACCATCGCCTTACTGAAATCATTAATTCTTTGAAGGGTTTGCAG GGGAAATATGGTGAATTGATGATTTGGAAAATTAAAGTTGAGCAACAACTTGCAGAAATAACTAATAAATTGAATGATCTTCAAGCATCTAGGGAGTGCACCACTTTTAGTCCTCCTTCGGAAAGGTGGAAAGATTGGATAGAGAGCACTAACCTAGACAATATTCAGGAAGATGCATTTGCAACTTGGATTGGGAATCCAGAACTACTTAATGTCCCACCAGAGGTTATACCTGAAGATCTCAACACAGCCATACCAACACAGCCACTAAATGAGGAACTGACCAAGAAGAG CGATATGCTGGAACTGGAACCTGTTAGACTAGAAGATCAACCCAATGTGACCCCCGATTCTTCTGCAACTGTTAATTCGAAGTCAGACCTTGACAACTCATTGATTATGTTTCAG GAAATGCTTATGGATTTATacaaatggaaagaaaaaatggaacAGCAGCTGATGGAGGTGTCAAATACTGTATATGGTATGCTGGCAATGAAGTAG
- the LOC106753503 gene encoding protein DYAD isoform X2 produces the protein MEPWGAHHRVMFISQHEEDGTPSDTSKGEESNDEEEKIVKVEPAFVPEIKKRKRLSLSQLKEVKGESCGKQSSSKLKKKKNESRDRWSAERYQLAEQNMWEVLKSEGATFENPITRPALRLAARKHIGDTGLLDHLLKHIDGKVAPGGTERFRRWFNTNGIMEYWLESADLDKVRQEAGVQDPYWIPPSTYRAGGAPSQNIDSSVELKQLKIELAQMKKDMHELISMKEEKSDINTMETYKDFVKWKAMTDHRLTEIINSLKGLQGKYGELMIWKIKVEQQLAEITNKLNDLQASRECTTFSPPSERWKDWIESTNLDNIQEDAFATWIGNPELLNVPPEVIPEDLNTAIPTQPLNEELTKKSDMLELEPVRLEDQPNVTPDSSATVNSKSDLDNSLIMFQEMLMDLYKWKEKMEQQLMEVSNTVYGMLAMK, from the exons ATGGAACCCTGGGGTGCTCATCATCGAGTCATGTTCATTAGTCAGCACGAGGAGGATGGAACTCCTTCTGATACTTCTAAGGGAGAGGAAtcaaatgatgaagaagaaaaaatcgtCAAAGTTGAACCCGCCTTTGTGCCAGAAATTAAGAAAAGGAAACGCCTTAGCCTTAGTCAACTTAAAGAAGTGAAAGGAGAATCATGTGGGAAGCAAAGCAGTAGCAAgcttaaaaagaagaagaatgaaagtaGAGATAGATGGTCAGCTGAGAG GTATCAGTTGGCTGAGCAAAACATGTGGGAAGTATTAAAGTCTGAAGGGGCGACATTTGAAAACCCGATAACCCGACCTGCACTAAGATTAGCTGCTCGCAAACACATTGGTGATACTGGACTTTTAGACCACTTACTGAAGCACATTGATGGTAAAGTGGCACCTGGAGGTACTGAGCGATTCCGAAGATGGTTCAACACCAATGGTATCATGGAGTATTGGTTAGAGAGTGCTGACTTGGACAAGGTGCGCCAGGAGGCTGGTGTGCAGGACCCTTACTGGATACCACCATCTACATATAGGGCAGGCGGTGCACCCTCTCAGAATATTGATTCTTCTGTTGAATTGAAACAGCTTAAAATAGAATTGGCACAAATGAAGAA AGATATGCATGAGCTCATTTCcatgaaggaagaaaaaagtgaTATTAATACGATGGAG ACCTACAAGGATTTTGTTAAGTGGAAAGCTATGACTGACCATCGCCTTACTGAAATCATTAATTCTTTGAAGGGTTTGCAG GGGAAATATGGTGAATTGATGATTTGGAAAATTAAAGTTGAGCAACAACTTGCAGAAATAACTAATAAATTGAATGATCTTCAAGCATCTAGGGAGTGCACCACTTTTAGTCCTCCTTCGGAAAGGTGGAAAGATTGGATAGAGAGCACTAACCTAGACAATATTCAGGAAGATGCATTTGCAACTTGGATTGGGAATCCAGAACTACTTAATGTCCCACCAGAGGTTATACCTGAAGATCTCAACACAGCCATACCAACACAGCCACTAAATGAGGAACTGACCAAGAAGAG CGATATGCTGGAACTGGAACCTGTTAGACTAGAAGATCAACCCAATGTGACCCCCGATTCTTCTGCAACTGTTAATTCGAAGTCAGACCTTGACAACTCATTGATTATGTTTCAG GAAATGCTTATGGATTTATacaaatggaaagaaaaaatggaacAGCAGCTGATGGAGGTGTCAAATACTGTATATGGTATGCTGGCAATGAAGTAG
- the LOC106753503 gene encoding protein DYAD isoform X3, translated as MEPWGAHHRVMFISQHEEDGTPSDTSKGEESNDEEEKIVKVEPAFVPEIKKRKRLSLSQLKEVKGESCGKQSSSKLKKKKNESRDRWSAERYQLAEQNMWEVLKSEGATFENPITRPALRLAARKHIGDTGLLDHLLKHIDGKVAPGGTERFRRWFNTNGIMEYWLESADLDKVRQEAGVQDPYWIPPSTYRAGGAPSQNIDSSVELKQLKIELAQMKKDMHELISMKEEKSDINTMEGKYGELMIWKIKVEQQLAEITNKLNDLQASRECTTFSPPSERWKDWIESTNLDNIQEDAFATWIGNPELLNVPPEVIPEDLNTAIPTQPLNEELTKKSDMLELEPVRLEDQPNVTPDSSATVNSKSDLDNSLIMFQEMLMDLYKWKEKMEQQLMEVSNTVYGMLAMK; from the exons ATGGAACCCTGGGGTGCTCATCATCGAGTCATGTTCATTAGTCAGCACGAGGAGGATGGAACTCCTTCTGATACTTCTAAGGGAGAGGAAtcaaatgatgaagaagaaaaaatcgtCAAAGTTGAACCCGCCTTTGTGCCAGAAATTAAGAAAAGGAAACGCCTTAGCCTTAGTCAACTTAAAGAAGTGAAAGGAGAATCATGTGGGAAGCAAAGCAGTAGCAAgcttaaaaagaagaagaatgaaagtaGAGATAGATGGTCAGCTGAGAG GTATCAGTTGGCTGAGCAAAACATGTGGGAAGTATTAAAGTCTGAAGGGGCGACATTTGAAAACCCGATAACCCGACCTGCACTAAGATTAGCTGCTCGCAAACACATTGGTGATACTGGACTTTTAGACCACTTACTGAAGCACATTGATGGTAAAGTGGCACCTGGAGGTACTGAGCGATTCCGAAGATGGTTCAACACCAATGGTATCATGGAGTATTGGTTAGAGAGTGCTGACTTGGACAAGGTGCGCCAGGAGGCTGGTGTGCAGGACCCTTACTGGATACCACCATCTACATATAGGGCAGGCGGTGCACCCTCTCAGAATATTGATTCTTCTGTTGAATTGAAACAGCTTAAAATAGAATTGGCACAAATGAAGAA AGATATGCATGAGCTCATTTCcatgaaggaagaaaaaagtgaTATTAATACGATGGAG GGGAAATATGGTGAATTGATGATTTGGAAAATTAAAGTTGAGCAACAACTTGCAGAAATAACTAATAAATTGAATGATCTTCAAGCATCTAGGGAGTGCACCACTTTTAGTCCTCCTTCGGAAAGGTGGAAAGATTGGATAGAGAGCACTAACCTAGACAATATTCAGGAAGATGCATTTGCAACTTGGATTGGGAATCCAGAACTACTTAATGTCCCACCAGAGGTTATACCTGAAGATCTCAACACAGCCATACCAACACAGCCACTAAATGAGGAACTGACCAAGAAGAG CGATATGCTGGAACTGGAACCTGTTAGACTAGAAGATCAACCCAATGTGACCCCCGATTCTTCTGCAACTGTTAATTCGAAGTCAGACCTTGACAACTCATTGATTATGTTTCAG GAAATGCTTATGGATTTATacaaatggaaagaaaaaatggaacAGCAGCTGATGGAGGTGTCAAATACTGTATATGGTATGCTGGCAATGAAGTAG